The proteins below are encoded in one region of Paenibacillus sp. YYML68:
- a CDS encoding bifunctional 3,4-dihydroxy-2-butanone-4-phosphate synthase/GTP cyclohydrolase II, producing the protein MSEHKEQAEQTEQFKFHPIEEAIYDLMLGKVIIVVDDEDRENEGDFIALAEKTTPEVINFMIKEGRGLVCIPITEERALELDLPPMVQRNTDYHGTAFTVSVDHVETTTGISASERSRTVKALIDPKTKAHHFRRPGHIFPLIAKKGGVLRRAGHTEAAVDLARMCGSYPAAVICEVIKEDGEMARVPQLMEIARKHDLKIITIQDLIRYRNHKEKLIQREVEVRMPTDFGTFQTIAYSNVVDNKEHVALVKGKIDGSTPTLVRVHSECLTGDVFHSHRCDCGPQFAAAMRQIEEAGSGVLLYMRQEGRGIGLINKLKAYKLQEQGLDTVDANLELGFAADLRDYGIGAQILKDLGIRNIRLLTNNPRKIRGLEGYGLEVVERVPLQMEENEDNTGYLHTKQAKLGHLLDFTN; encoded by the coding sequence ATGAGCGAGCATAAGGAGCAAGCTGAGCAAACGGAGCAATTCAAGTTTCACCCGATAGAGGAAGCGATCTACGATCTGATGCTCGGCAAGGTCATTATCGTCGTCGACGATGAGGACCGCGAGAACGAAGGCGACTTCATCGCGCTGGCCGAGAAGACGACGCCGGAGGTCATTAACTTCATGATCAAGGAAGGCCGTGGCCTCGTCTGCATCCCGATTACGGAGGAGCGTGCGCTGGAGCTGGACCTGCCGCCAATGGTGCAGCGCAACACGGACTACCACGGTACCGCGTTCACCGTATCGGTCGATCACGTCGAGACGACGACGGGTATCTCCGCGTCGGAGCGCTCTCGGACGGTCAAGGCGCTGATTGATCCGAAGACGAAGGCGCATCACTTCCGTCGTCCGGGGCACATTTTCCCATTGATCGCGAAGAAGGGCGGTGTGCTGCGGCGTGCAGGACATACGGAGGCGGCGGTCGATCTGGCCCGTATGTGCGGCTCGTACCCGGCGGCTGTCATCTGCGAGGTCATCAAGGAAGACGGCGAGATGGCACGCGTGCCGCAGCTGATGGAGATCGCCCGCAAGCATGACCTGAAGATCATTACGATTCAGGACTTGATCCGCTACCGCAATCATAAGGAGAAGCTGATTCAGCGTGAGGTCGAGGTGCGGATGCCGACCGACTTCGGTACGTTCCAGACGATTGCCTATTCGAACGTTGTCGATAACAAGGAGCATGTCGCCCTCGTTAAGGGGAAAATCGATGGCTCGACGCCGACGCTCGTCCGCGTACACTCCGAGTGCTTGACTGGCGACGTGTTCCACTCCCATCGGTGCGATTGCGGTCCGCAGTTCGCGGCGGCGATGCGTCAGATCGAGGAAGCGGGCAGCGGCGTGCTGCTGTACATGCGTCAGGAGGGCCGCGGCATCGGGCTCATCAACAAGCTGAAGGCTTACAAGCTGCAGGAGCAGGGGCTCGATACGGTCGATGCGAACCTGGAGCTGGGCTTCGCTGCTGACTTGCGCGACTATGGAATTGGCGCCCAGATTCTGAAGGATCTCGGCATCCGCAACATTCGGCTCTTGACGAACAATCCGCGCAAGATTCGCGGTCTTGAGGGCTATGGCCTCGAGGTCGTCGAGCGCGTGCCGCTGCAGATGGAGGAGAACGAGGACAATACGGGCTACCTGCATACGAAGCAGGCGAAGCTTGGGCATTTGCTCGATTTTACGAATTGA
- the ribE gene encoding 6,7-dimethyl-8-ribityllumazine synthase — protein MAKVYEGQLVSKGLKYGIVAGRFNEFIVGKLVSGALDALKRHGVEEEEIEVAWVPGAFEIPLIAQKMAESGKYDAVITLGAVIRGSTPHFDYVCNEAAKGVSAIALKTGVPTIFGVLTTDSIEQAVERAGTKAGNKGWEAAVTAIEMANLLKQFEA, from the coding sequence ATGGCGAAAGTATACGAAGGTCAATTGGTGTCGAAAGGGTTAAAATACGGGATCGTTGCAGGTCGATTCAACGAGTTTATTGTCGGCAAGCTCGTCTCGGGCGCGCTTGACGCGCTGAAGCGTCATGGTGTCGAGGAAGAGGAGATCGAGGTCGCATGGGTGCCGGGCGCATTCGAGATTCCGCTGATCGCACAGAAGATGGCCGAGAGTGGCAAGTACGATGCGGTCATTACGCTCGGCGCGGTCATTCGCGGATCGACGCCGCACTTCGACTACGTCTGCAACGAGGCGGCGAAGGGTGTATCGGCGATCGCGCTGAAGACAGGCGTGCCGACGATCTTCGGCGTGCTGACGACCGATTCGATCGAGCAGGCGGTGGAGCGTGCAGGCACGAAGGCCGGTAATAAGGGCTGGGAGGCTGCCGTTACGGCAATTGAGATGGCGAACCTGCTGAAGCAGTTCGAGGCTTAA
- a CDS encoding ScpA family protein, with protein MKVTVKLETFEGPLDLLLHLIDKAEVDIYDIPIKQITDQYMEYLSALTELELEVTSEFIVMAATLLSIKSKMLLPKPPVIDLEFDDYMMDDDYDPRAELVAKLIEYRKYKAIADHLREKETERSLIYTREPEDLTPYVPVIQENPVQGLSVTDLVHAFRKAMRRMASRHAVAKIRKDEISVKDRMLEVLDSLERMGGKVLFSRLLEREHTRDSIVVTFLALLELMKVKRIVCFQHQLFDDIVIQAREDGAADGFSTDEISY; from the coding sequence GTGAAGGTTACAGTTAAGCTCGAAACGTTTGAAGGCCCCCTTGACTTGCTGCTGCATCTGATTGATAAGGCTGAGGTCGACATCTACGACATTCCGATCAAGCAGATTACAGATCAATATATGGAATATTTGTCTGCGCTGACAGAGCTGGAGCTCGAGGTGACGAGCGAGTTCATCGTGATGGCCGCGACGCTGCTGTCGATCAAGAGCAAGATGCTGCTGCCGAAGCCGCCGGTCATCGATCTGGAATTCGACGATTACATGATGGATGACGATTACGACCCGCGGGCTGAGCTCGTGGCGAAGCTGATCGAATACCGGAAGTATAAGGCGATTGCCGACCATCTGCGGGAGAAGGAAACGGAACGGAGTCTCATCTACACGCGGGAGCCGGAGGACTTGACGCCTTACGTACCTGTTATACAGGAGAATCCGGTGCAAGGCTTGAGCGTTACGGACCTGGTGCACGCCTTCCGTAAGGCGATGCGTAGAATGGCGAGCCGTCATGCCGTGGCGAAAATTCGCAAGGATGAAATATCGGTGAAGGATCGGATGCTCGAGGTGCTGGATTCGCTGGAGCGTATGGGCGGCAAGGTGCTGTTCTCGCGACTCCTTGAGCGGGAGCATACGAGAGATTCGATCGTTGTGACGTTCTTGGCATTACTGGAGCTGATGAAGGTGAAGCGGATCGTCTGCTTCCAGCATCAGTTGTTCGATGACATCGTGATACAGGCGCGGGAGGATGGAGCGGCAGATGGATTCAGCACAGATGAAATCAGTTATTGA
- the scpB gene encoding SMC-Scp complex subunit ScpB produces MDSAQMKSVIEGLLFVAGDEGLDAKQLAEVLEMDAAFAAELVRELQDELKRQRRGLQIVQLAGTYQLTTVPEHALYFERLAYSPSRSSLSQAALETLAIVAYRQPITRVGIEEIRGVKADRAIQTLVAKDLIQEVDRADAPGRPILYGTTKSFLDYFGLPSLAELPETSLFESEDSLEEETRMLFEKLDGTQMTFEDVSSARES; encoded by the coding sequence ATGGATTCAGCACAGATGAAATCAGTTATTGAAGGCTTGCTGTTCGTAGCTGGCGACGAGGGGCTCGACGCGAAGCAGCTGGCTGAGGTGCTGGAGATGGATGCGGCCTTCGCAGCCGAGCTCGTGCGTGAGCTGCAGGACGAGCTGAAGCGGCAGCGGCGCGGCTTGCAGATCGTCCAGCTCGCAGGTACGTACCAGCTGACGACCGTGCCAGAGCATGCCCTCTACTTCGAGCGGCTTGCCTACTCGCCCTCCCGCTCGTCGCTGTCGCAGGCTGCGCTCGAGACGCTCGCGATCGTTGCATATCGGCAGCCGATCACACGTGTCGGTATCGAGGAGATTCGCGGGGTGAAGGCGGACCGCGCCATTCAGACGCTGGTGGCGAAGGATTTGATCCAGGAGGTCGACCGTGCCGATGCGCCGGGCAGGCCGATTCTGTACGGAACGACGAAGTCGTTCCTCGATTACTTTGGGCTGCCTAGCCTTGCGGAGCTGCCGGAGACGAGTCTGTTCGAGAGCGAGGACAGTCTTGAGGAAGAGACGAGAATGCTGTTCGAGAAGCTGGATGGGACGCAGATGACGTTCGAGGATGTATCCAGCGCACGCGAGTCTTAG
- a CDS encoding DUF2953 domain-containing protein — MLHLSTGLPQGQGRNDDMVWIWAAVVIFVIFTIVMASYVTVSVEFSHRNKDDDIRANMKALFGMVRYKLNIPVLRYRGLNEGVEVQLEQINANADNKTKRQGNITAEVIRNTFDKFMTLLKHTVDLHEWVKCVLGHTHCRQLTWRTTVGVGEAPETAFLVGTVWGLKSSILGYLFRFIKLEAQPRLEVIPAFNRNMLHLEGSFVMRLRVWHMVVCGVQLLLKIRKAEGGFAAWRRVLFPNKEPRLG; from the coding sequence GTGCTTCATCTGAGCACGGGCCTGCCGCAAGGGCAAGGGAGGAACGATGATATGGTGTGGATCTGGGCAGCAGTGGTGATCTTCGTTATCTTCACGATCGTGATGGCGAGCTACGTCACGGTCAGTGTGGAGTTCAGCCACCGCAACAAGGATGATGACATTCGGGCGAATATGAAGGCTCTATTCGGCATGGTTCGGTATAAGCTGAACATTCCGGTGCTCCGTTACAGAGGCCTGAACGAAGGGGTAGAGGTTCAACTGGAGCAGATTAATGCGAACGCCGACAATAAGACGAAGCGTCAGGGGAACATTACAGCGGAGGTCATACGCAATACCTTCGACAAGTTCATGACGCTGCTGAAGCATACCGTTGATCTGCATGAATGGGTGAAATGTGTGCTCGGACATACGCACTGCCGTCAGCTGACTTGGCGGACGACGGTCGGCGTTGGCGAGGCGCCGGAGACAGCTTTTCTCGTGGGGACGGTATGGGGGCTGAAGTCTTCGATTCTCGGCTACTTGTTCCGCTTCATCAAGCTGGAGGCGCAGCCGAGGCTGGAGGTCATCCCGGCCTTCAACCGGAACATGCTACACCTGGAGGGCAGCTTCGTCATGCGTCTGCGTGTGTGGCATATGGTCGTATGCGGCGTTCAGCTGCTGCTGAAGATCAGGAAGGCCGAGGGCGGGTTCGCTGCTTGGCGACGGGTGCTGTTCCCGAATAAGGAGCCTAGGCTTGGGTGA
- a CDS encoding DUF5050 domain-containing protein — MLKRKCISLGLAVILGLCFVLHTEKANAADTNVKVTIPQFKVSLNGNNIENQNREYPLLVYRDITYFPMTWYDSRMLGLEASWSATNGLSIKQGPVTSSYVPYKSDSRNAQTYWAEAPASVVTINGKVIDNSKETYPLISFRDVTYFPLTWRFAHDEFGWDYQWSDASGLSITSNNDQVKDVELSDKATLKDVALHNGSYYYVETIDDVNHVYQAPLHQPTSKKEIHSFYTDDKYYSSRVTFQVRGSSLWLMYHTGRGVTGRDNYVKITQDGKAEKQLHGYLDFLESSYGTIVFGLPGGDMYLTQPGEDWSKGKRIGDFNTTYGNQRGINIPFSAAGISGDSLYVLCSGEPGEQNSLCRINLKTNTTYPTIQSGLKAFKIMDNILYFIRSKDDMLYSSALDGTAETLISERPVSWFDVINGNVFYMSKDQNPGLYQADPINNDKLLLPSNVSSVQVMNNKLVCQMTKDANYGVVLFDGLGNILLSVADPVTRIYKSDSGLLFHGANDSGIKTVR; from the coding sequence ATGTTGAAAAGAAAATGTATTAGTTTAGGGCTGGCAGTAATTTTGGGATTATGTTTTGTGTTGCATACAGAAAAGGCCAATGCCGCTGATACGAATGTAAAGGTCACCATACCGCAATTTAAAGTGAGTTTGAATGGGAACAACATAGAAAATCAAAACCGCGAATATCCTTTGTTAGTTTATAGGGATATTACCTATTTCCCCATGACTTGGTATGATTCCAGAATGCTTGGCTTAGAAGCAAGCTGGTCTGCCACGAACGGCCTCAGTATCAAGCAGGGCCCCGTCACTTCCTCTTATGTACCATACAAATCAGATTCGCGTAATGCTCAAACTTATTGGGCTGAAGCGCCTGCTTCTGTTGTAACAATAAATGGTAAGGTTATTGATAATAGCAAAGAAACGTATCCGCTTATTAGTTTTCGTGATGTTACTTATTTTCCATTGACTTGGCGGTTTGCTCATGATGAATTCGGTTGGGATTATCAATGGAGTGATGCTTCAGGATTAAGTATTACCTCGAACAATGACCAAGTGAAAGATGTCGAACTCTCGGACAAAGCTACGCTTAAAGATGTTGCTTTGCATAATGGCTCTTATTATTACGTAGAAACGATTGATGATGTCAATCATGTTTATCAGGCTCCCTTACACCAACCGACCAGTAAAAAAGAGATCCATTCGTTCTACACCGATGATAAATATTATTCAAGTCGAGTTACCTTTCAAGTCAGAGGCAGTTCATTGTGGTTGATGTATCATACGGGGAGAGGCGTCACCGGGCGTGACAATTATGTAAAGATCACTCAAGATGGCAAAGCTGAAAAGCAACTACACGGATATCTGGATTTCCTTGAATCATCATATGGCACTATAGTTTTCGGACTTCCAGGTGGAGATATGTATTTAACTCAACCGGGGGAAGATTGGTCTAAAGGTAAACGCATTGGAGATTTTAATACAACGTATGGGAATCAACGCGGCATAAATATCCCTTTTAGTGCCGCTGGAATTTCGGGAGATAGCCTATACGTGTTGTGCTCAGGTGAACCCGGTGAACAAAACTCTCTTTGCAGGATTAACCTTAAAACCAATACGACTTATCCGACGATCCAATCAGGACTTAAGGCTTTTAAAATCATGGACAACATATTGTATTTCATTCGAAGCAAGGATGATATGCTTTATTCGTCAGCCCTTGACGGAACAGCTGAGACTCTAATTTCCGAGCGTCCTGTTTCATGGTTCGATGTTATCAACGGGAATGTGTTTTATATGTCAAAAGATCAAAATCCCGGTTTGTACCAAGCAGATCCTATAAATAATGACAAGCTGCTCCTGCCTTCAAATGTTAGCAGTGTTCAAGTTATGAATAACAAGCTTGTGTGTCAGATGACCAAGGATGCGAATTATGGCGTAGTACTATTTGATGGTTTGGGCAATATACTCCTCAGCGTTGCGGATCCAGTGACACGGATCTATAAGTCTGACAGTGGGTTGTTATTCCATGGCGCCAACGATTCGGGTATTAAGACTGTCCGTTAA
- a CDS encoding TetR/AcrR family transcriptional regulator — MPKKFGDAERDVIMAKLQEEGRRLFGTLGLKKTSVSDLTRSCGISQGAFYLFYSSKEELFFDLIEQEEQAVRERMLQLMELQAKPSADSVALFLQESLRAIEASTVLQQMLEPGQLELLLRKLPPERLARNAADDQDALQPVVERWQQAGLASGTSPELIVSMLRAVILLSLHKKEIGEDTYEPTMQLLFRTIGAGLAAMNGGNAR, encoded by the coding sequence ATGCCTAAAAAATTCGGTGATGCCGAGCGTGACGTCATTATGGCGAAGCTACAGGAGGAGGGACGCCGCTTGTTCGGCACGCTAGGCTTGAAGAAAACGAGCGTATCGGACTTGACGCGCAGCTGCGGCATCTCGCAGGGGGCGTTCTACTTGTTCTATAGCTCCAAGGAGGAGCTGTTCTTCGACCTTATCGAGCAGGAGGAGCAAGCGGTCAGGGAGCGTATGCTGCAGCTGATGGAGCTTCAAGCTAAGCCTTCGGCTGACAGTGTGGCGTTATTTCTACAGGAGTCGCTCCGAGCGATTGAAGCGAGCACGGTGCTGCAGCAGATGCTGGAGCCGGGACAGCTGGAGCTGCTGCTGCGGAAGCTGCCACCGGAGCGGCTTGCTCGCAATGCGGCTGACGATCAGGATGCGCTGCAGCCGGTCGTGGAGCGCTGGCAGCAGGCCGGGCTCGCAAGCGGCACTAGTCCAGAGCTGATCGTCAGTATGCTACGCGCGGTTATTCTGCTCTCGCTGCACAAGAAGGAGATCGGCGAAGACACCTATGAGCCGACGATGCAGCTCTTATTCCGCACGATTGGAGCAGGGCTGGCAGCGATGAATGGAGGGAATGCGCGATGA
- a CDS encoding ABC transporter ATP-binding protein yields the protein MIEVQSVTYTYPRQAEPALRDISFDIRRGEIFGFLGPSGAGKSTTQKLLIGLLKGYQGSAQVLGREVSEWGPDDYERIGVAYEFPYFYERYTAKENLNWFGSLYRKPSESPEQLLARFGLEEAANRKVGQFSKGMKMRLNVCRAMQHEPELLFLDEPTSGLDPVSAQQMKEQIVACKAKGQTVILTTHNMAAAEQLCDRVAFVTDGRIRLIDTPRQLKLKYGARRVTVEHRERGGVLVAEHFELDGLGDHERFLALLRTGQVETLHSQETTLERIFIEVTGRGLQ from the coding sequence ATGATCGAGGTCCAATCGGTAACGTACACGTATCCGAGGCAAGCGGAGCCTGCTCTGCGTGACATCAGCTTCGACATTAGGCGAGGTGAAATATTTGGCTTTCTTGGACCGTCGGGAGCGGGTAAGAGCACGACGCAGAAGCTGCTGATTGGGCTGCTGAAGGGGTATCAAGGCTCCGCGCAGGTGCTTGGTCGCGAGGTGAGCGAGTGGGGGCCGGACGACTACGAGCGAATTGGCGTCGCCTATGAGTTCCCCTACTTCTACGAGCGGTATACGGCGAAGGAGAATTTGAACTGGTTCGGCTCGTTGTATCGGAAGCCGTCAGAGAGTCCCGAGCAGCTGCTTGCGCGCTTCGGTCTTGAGGAGGCGGCGAACCGTAAGGTCGGGCAGTTTTCCAAAGGGATGAAGATGCGTCTAAACGTATGCCGGGCGATGCAGCATGAGCCCGAGCTGCTGTTCCTCGACGAGCCGACCTCGGGCCTTGACCCTGTCAGCGCACAGCAAATGAAAGAGCAGATCGTAGCCTGCAAGGCGAAGGGGCAGACGGTCATCCTGACGACGCACAACATGGCGGCGGCCGAGCAGCTCTGTGATCGGGTCGCCTTCGTGACGGACGGCCGCATTCGGCTCATCGATACGCCGCGGCAGCTGAAGCTGAAGTACGGGGCGCGGCGAGTGACCGTGGAGCATCGGGAGAGGGGCGGGGTGCTGGTCGCAGAGCATTTTGAGCTGGACGGCCTTGGCGATCATGAGCGCTTCTTAGCGCTGCTTCGCACGGGCCAAGTGGAGACGCTGCATTCGCAGGAGACGACGCTGGAGCGGATTTTTATCGAGGTGACAGGGAGAGGCTTGCAATGA
- a CDS encoding ABC transporter permease, producing the protein MRQQMMKTSRSWGLLWSWRRWMNGFRQDISFQWRHRFYHAYMFVCAAYYLLMLWIPEAYREKTAVVLTFSDPSALGLLFAGGIVLLERQQRLLDCFFITPYRVTEYVLSKGASLGLLSLVVAFLIHGFAAGLPDAPIHFALGVLLTSLFFTWLGIGLALRCRSLNGYLLYSQAWTLVFVLPLLGYLGVLQQAWLALIPTDGTFILLEADEAHVTWVELARSYGLWLAADAGALLFASRMLKLTIQGKIGGGLNG; encoded by the coding sequence ATGAGGCAGCAGATGATGAAGACGTCTAGGTCGTGGGGGTTGCTCTGGAGCTGGCGCCGTTGGATGAACGGGTTCAGGCAGGACATCTCGTTCCAATGGAGGCATCGGTTCTATCATGCGTATATGTTCGTCTGTGCGGCGTATTACTTGCTGATGCTGTGGATTCCTGAGGCGTACCGTGAGAAGACGGCTGTCGTGCTGACGTTCTCTGACCCGAGCGCGCTCGGCCTGCTATTCGCTGGCGGGATCGTCCTCTTGGAGCGTCAGCAGCGGCTGCTCGACTGCTTCTTCATCACGCCTTACCGTGTGACGGAGTATGTGCTGTCGAAGGGGGCCTCGCTCGGACTCTTATCTCTTGTTGTAGCGTTCCTGATACACGGCTTCGCGGCTGGACTGCCGGATGCCCCGATTCACTTCGCGCTGGGCGTCCTGCTGACGTCGCTGTTCTTCACATGGCTGGGCATTGGTCTCGCGCTGCGTTGCCGTAGTCTGAATGGGTATCTGCTCTATTCGCAAGCTTGGACACTGGTCTTCGTCCTTCCGCTGCTTGGCTATCTCGGCGTACTGCAGCAAGCTTGGCTTGCGCTCATTCCGACGGATGGGACGTTCATTCTGCTGGAGGCCGATGAGGCGCACGTTACGTGGGTTGAGCTTGCGAGGAGCTACGGTCTATGGTTAGCCGCTGATGCGGGAGCACTGCTATTCGCTTCTCGTATGCTGAAGCTGACGATTCAAGGTAAGATCGGAGGCGGTCTCAATGGGTAA
- a CDS encoding IS3 family transposase (programmed frameshift): protein MARYSEELKCNIQLRMIPPHNESVSQIARDSGLSEGTLYKWQKEARANGAVVPGGGAEPEKWSSRDKFSIVLETATLSEVELAEYCRAKGLYAEQIEAWRDACMQANGGLAQQASQLQKELRTKEREMKTLTRELKRKEAALAETAALLVLRKRHTVDLGGPRGRMISASDRRMAMELIQEAVDAGAKEEAACQEIGLTQRTLQRWRKEGAPQEDQRPHAVRPAPSHKLSEVERQQIIEVVNQPAYKSLPPSQIVPRLADEGVYMASESTFYRVMHAHGQQHHRGRSKKPVSKPLTSHCAVAANQVWMWDITWLPGPVKGLFYYLYLILDLFSRKIVGWEVWNEESAEHASTLVRRTVLSEQCVVRKEPLVLHSDNGSPMKGATLLETLYSLGITPSKSRPRVSNDNPYAESVFRTCKYRPSYPLHGFKSTTEAREWVRKFVHWYNTEHHHSGLNFLTPNQRHKGLAEQIFEKRKRVYEQARQDNPRRWSGKIRNWSLDERVYLNPEKVQHSIATTTATQA, encoded by the exons ATGGCTAGATACAGTGAGGAATTGAAATGCAACATACAACTACGAATGATCCCCCCGCATAATGAATCTGTGAGTCAGATTGCAAGAGACAGCGGCCTGTCCGAAGGGACGCTGTACAAGTGGCAAAAAGAAGCCCGAGCGAACGGCGCTGTCGTTCCAGGTGGCGGAGCAGAGCCCGAGAAATGGAGTAGTCGGGATAAGTTTTCGATTGTGCTGGAAACCGCTACGTTGAGCGAAGTCGAACTGGCCGAATACTGTCGTGCCAAAGGACTCTACGCAGAACAGATTGAAGCTTGGCGGGATGCTTGTATGCAAGCCAATGGTGGACTCGCCCAACAGGCATCCCAGCTGCAAAAAGAACTCCGAACTAAAGAGCGAGAAATGAAGACGCTCACTCGGGAGTTAAAACGAAAGGAAGCTGCTCTAGCCGAAACGGCAGCGCTTCTCGTGCTGCGAAAAAGGCA CACAGTCGATCTGGGGGGACCAAGAGGACGCATGATCAGTGCCTCAGATCGACGAATGGCCATGGAACTGATCCAAGAAGCAGTAGATGCTGGAGCCAAAGAAGAGGCGGCATGCCAAGAGATCGGATTAACGCAGCGGACCTTGCAGCGGTGGCGCAAAGAGGGCGCACCGCAAGAGGATCAACGGCCGCATGCGGTAAGGCCTGCCCCATCCCACAAGCTAAGTGAAGTGGAACGACAACAGATTATCGAGGTCGTGAATCAGCCGGCATACAAGAGCCTTCCACCTAGCCAAATCGTACCACGACTGGCTGATGAGGGTGTCTACATGGCGTCCGAATCGACATTCTATCGCGTAATGCATGCTCATGGACAGCAGCACCATCGAGGTCGCAGTAAGAAGCCTGTTTCGAAGCCGTTAACGAGCCATTGTGCTGTGGCGGCCAACCAAGTGTGGATGTGGGACATCACCTGGCTACCTGGTCCTGTGAAGGGTTTATTCTACTACCTCTATCTCATCCTGGATCTATTCAGCCGAAAAATCGTAGGCTGGGAGGTATGGAATGAAGAATCCGCGGAGCATGCGAGCACATTGGTTCGTCGAACGGTCCTGAGCGAACAGTGTGTTGTGCGCAAGGAGCCGCTGGTCCTGCATTCGGATAACGGGAGTCCGATGAAGGGTGCCACTCTACTTGAAACGTTATACAGCCTAGGAATCACGCCCTCCAAAAGCAGGCCGCGTGTCAGCAACGATAACCCTTACGCCGAGTCGGTGTTTCGCACCTGCAAATACCGCCCCAGCTACCCGTTACATGGATTTAAGTCGACGACAGAAGCCCGTGAATGGGTACGGAAGTTCGTCCATTGGTATAACACTGAGCATCACCACAGCGGGCTTAATTTCCTGACCCCTAACCAAAGGCATAAGGGACTTGCTGAACAGATTTTTGAGAAGAGAAAGCGAGTGTACGAACAAGCTAGACAGGACAACCCAAGGCGGTGGTCCGGGAAGATAAGGAACTGGAGTCTAGACGAACGAGTGTATCTTAATCCCGAGAAAGTCCAGCACTCCATAGCTACAACAACGGCGACACAAGCCTGA
- the ytfJ gene encoding GerW family sporulation protein, whose product MTEHPIQGLMKTAMENIKEMVDVNTIVGDPVETPDGSVIMPISKVGFGFAAGGSEFIIEEPAQGASAARTDAHNASVALPFGGGSGGGVSITPIAFLVVGKQGVKIVPLDNQTHLLERLIDSAPQVVDRIQTMMKGKQSGSASQGMGASGMNSTTDSTMGATAAQNSQANQTSQSDNKNFIV is encoded by the coding sequence ATGACTGAACATCCAATCCAAGGCCTAATGAAAACCGCAATGGAAAATATTAAAGAAATGGTTGATGTCAATACAATTGTTGGTGATCCTGTTGAAACACCGGACGGCAGCGTCATCATGCCGATCAGTAAGGTGGGCTTCGGCTTCGCGGCAGGCGGTAGCGAGTTTATTATAGAGGAGCCGGCACAAGGTGCATCAGCAGCACGTACAGACGCACACAATGCCTCTGTCGCGCTTCCGTTTGGCGGCGGTAGCGGCGGCGGTGTATCGATTACGCCAATCGCCTTCTTGGTCGTAGGTAAGCAAGGCGTGAAGATCGTGCCGCTTGACAACCAAACGCACCTGCTGGAGCGTCTGATCGACTCCGCTCCTCAAGTCGTAGACCGCATCCAGACGATGATGAAGGGCAAGCAGTCCGGCTCCGCATCCCAAGGCATGGGCGCTTCCGGTATGAACTCGACTACGGACAGCACTATGGGTGCAACGGCAGCACAGAACTCGCAGGCTAATCAGACGAGCCAGTCCGACAACAAAAACTTTATTGTATAA